In one Sesamum indicum cultivar Zhongzhi No. 13 linkage group LG12, S_indicum_v1.0, whole genome shotgun sequence genomic region, the following are encoded:
- the LOC105175436 gene encoding probable NAD(P)H dehydrogenase (quinone) FQR1-like 1, whose translation MATKVYIVYYSMYGHVERLAQEIKKGAESVEGVEAKLWQVPETLSHEILGKMGAPPKTDAPEITPSELAKADGFVFGFPTRFGMMAAQFKAFLDSTGGLWRTQALAGKPAGIFYSTGSQGGGQETTPLTAITQLVHHGMIFVPIGYTFGAGMFEMEQVKGGSPYGAGTFAGDGSRQPTDLELGQAFHQGKYIAAVAKKLKAAA comes from the exons ATGGCCACCAAAGTGTACATTGT TTACTACTCGATGTATGGGCATGTCGAGAGACTTGCGCAAGAGATCAAGAAAGGAGCAGAATCTGTCGAAGGAGTTGAGGCTAAATTATGGCAG GTCCCAGAAACTCTATCTCATGAGATTCTTGGAAAAATGGGTGCCCCACCAAAGACTGATGCGCCAGAGATCACCCCAAGTGAACTTGCCAAAGCTGACGGTTTCGTATTTGGATTCCCCACTAGATTTGGAATGATGGCTGCTCAATTTAAGGCCTTCCTCGATTCAACCGGAGGGCTGTGGAGGACTCAGGCGCTGGCAGGCAAGCCTGCTGGCATCTTTTACAGCACCGGTTCTCAAGGAGGTGGACAAGAGACTACACC GTTAACAGCCATTACTCAGCTGGTTCATCATGGTATGATTTTTGTCCCCATTGGCTACACATTTGGGGCTGGCATGTTTGAGATGGAGCAGGTTAAGGGTGGCAGCCCTTATGGCGCTGGGACCTTTGCCGGAGACGGCTCCAGACAACCTACAGATCTGGAACTCGGTCAAGCTTTCCACCAAGGGAAGTACATTGCTGCTGTCGCAAAGAAGCTGAAAGCAGCTGCCTAA
- the LOC105175434 gene encoding transcription factor bHLH112 isoform X2: MASEEFQGGVCGGNWWNPSRNLFGSPCSLPTNDIGSFGWSNYDLIMDMKAPRSNDESVGSAADGRKPQQESAANGTMSVDSTLQMMGINLSSSTTPDDWNQDFLHDSGRSDGNYTNILQDSSMNYRQETRVDYPQIHKNWSSNNFSEDSSVNSFKQANQTFPLEHHQQFNSVTSSSDCVTTCQGLSAGFPLNSTSYSYTSSLLQTLFDTDSQPQQSLLDNQAMNYSSAATDTLNSDEFLASLAKVSPAEDPSFTRQQPTNHLPFTNNAPLWKATAGLSTVPTNFLPSAQSGQFPPSSLNIKIPNLPSFSQKHQNGEARDLASLAKKAGNEPATFKRPRIETPSPLPTFKVRKEKLGDRITALQQLVSPFGKTDTASVLHEAIEYIKFLHDQVLSTPYLKNGSPSSQRQQAADYSRVNKDQQGLIQDLKSRGLCLVPISSTFPVASETSSDFWTPTFGGSFK; encoded by the exons ATGGCATCCGAAGAATTTCAAGGGGGAGTATGTGGAGGAAACTGGTGGAATCCGTCGAGGAATCTGTTTGGATCGCCGTGTTCGTTGCCGACCAATGATATTGGGAGCTTCGGGTGGTCGAATTATGACCTAATCATGGACATGAAGGCACCAAGGTCAAACGACGAGTCCGTCGGTTCAGCCGCTGACGGCCGAAAACCTCAGCAGGAGTCCGCTGCCAATGGAACCATGTCAGTTGACTCGACACTCCAAATGATGGGAATCAACCTTTCATCGTCCACAACTCCTGATGACTGGAACCAAGATTTCCT ACATGATAGTGGAAGATCAGACGGAAACTATACTAACATCCTGCAAGATTCAAGCATGAATTATCGGCAAGAAACGAGGGTCGACTACCCTCAGATCCACAAGAACTGGAGTTCCAATAATTTCTCGGAAGATTCTTCAGTTAACTCATTTAAACAAGCGAATCAAACTTTTCCTCTAGAGCATCACCAGCAGTTTAACTCTGTCACCAGTTCTTCTGACTGTGTAACAACTTGCCAAGGGCTATCAGCGGGCTTTCCTTTGAACTCGACCTCATATAGCTACACCTCATCCTTGTTGCAAACTCTGTTTGACACGGATTCTCAACCCCAACAATCTTTGTTAGATAACCAGGCAATGAATTACTCGTCTGCTGCGACTGATACATTGAATTCAGACGAATTCTTGGCTAGTTTGGCTAAAGTCTCTCCCGCTGAAGATCCCTCTTTTACAAGACAACAGCCAACCAATCATTTGCCCTTCACTAATAACGCACCCTTGTGGAAGGCCACCGCCGGTCTGAGTACTGTTCCCACAAATTTTCTCCCTTCGGCACAATCCGGACAGTTCCCTCCATCATctcttaatattaaaatacctAATCTCCCCAGCTTCAGTCAAAAG CATCAAAATGGAGAAGCGAGGGACTTAGCCTCGCTAGCAAAGAAAGCGGGTAATGAACCGGCAACATTCAAGCGTCCAAGAATTGAAACGCCATCGCCTTTGCCAACCTTTAAG GTTCGAAAAGAGAAGCTGGGGGACCGAATAACTGCTCTCCAGCAGTTGGTTTCACCTTTTGGAAAG ACTGATACTGCATCTGTTCTCCATGAAGCTATTGAATACATCAAGTTTCTACATGATCAA GTATTAAGTACACcgtatttgaaaaatggatCCCCTTCGTCGCAACGTCAACAG GCTGCTGATTATAGTAGAGTTAACAAGGATCAACAAGGGTTAATACAAGACCTAAAAAGCCGGGGTTTATGTCTTGTGCCGATATCAAGCACCTTCCCTGTTGCGTCTGAGACTAGTTCAGATTTCTGGACACCTACATTCGGAGGAAGCTTCAAATag
- the LOC105175437 gene encoding U-box domain-containing protein 8, giving the protein MASQLPDDFKCPISLEIMSDPVILSTGHTFDRSSIQRWLDAGHRTCPITKLPLPEPPSLIPNHALRSLISNFTLVSFPDPQHYLSNPQTLLHLLLSPSSRLEDKINSLDQLTRVSKRDSAIRRRLTESGAVSAVLNCIDSPEPWLQEKALHLLLNLSLDDDSKVGLVAEGIVGKVVYALRCGVGDSRAVAATVLTSLAVLEVNKVTIGSYPDAIPGLVSLLQIGNSRERKEAATALFTFCSFPDNRVRAIQNGAVPILIQNANSGLERAVEVLGLLAKCKLARDEMGRCSQLLDILIGIMRNGSARGVQYALLTLSSLCCYSEKMGMEALRGGVFEICVGLLEDDNEKVRRNAKTLIQVLQGKRKNV; this is encoded by the coding sequence ATGGCATCCCAGTTGCCCGATGACTTCAAATGCCCCATTTCTTTAGAGATAATGTCTGACCCTGTTATTCTCTCCACCGGTCACACCTTCGATCGCTCCTCAATACAGCGCTGGTTGGACGCCGGCCACCGTACATGCCCAATTACCAAACTCCCCTTGCCCGAACCCCCTTCCCTCATTCCCAACCACGCCCTCCGCAGCctcatttctaattttaccCTCGTCTCCTTCCCCGACCCCCAACACTATCTTTCCAATCCACAAACCCTCCTCCACCTTTTGCTTTCACCTTCCTCCCGGTTGGAAGATAAAATTAACTCGCTCGACCAACTCACCCGGGTTTCCAAGAGGGACTCGGCGATTCGGCGTCGCCTTACCGAGTCGGGGGCCGTGTCGGCCGTTTTAAACTGTATCGACTCGCCGGAGCCGTGGCTCCAGGAGAAGGCCCTTCATTTGCTTCTTAACTTGAGTCTGGATGATGACAGCAAGGTAGGGCTGGTGGCGGAGGGAATTGTTGGGAAGGTGGTTTACGCTCTCCGTTGCGGTGTTGGGGACTCACGCGCTGTGGCGGCCACTGTGCTGACTAGCCTCGCCGTGCTGGAAGTCAATAAGGTCACCATCGGGTCATATCCTGATGCAATTCCGGGTTTGGTGTCCCTCCTCCAGATTGGAAACTCGAGGGAGAGAAAAGAAGCAGCCACCGCTCTGTTCACGTTTTGTTCTTTTCCTGATAATCGGGTTCGAGCAATTCAGAATGGGGCTGTGCCCATTTTAATCCAGAATGCAAATTCGGGCCTTGAACGGGCTGTGGAGGTGTTGGGCCTATTAGCAAAATGCAAACTGGCGCGGGATGAAATGGGGAGATGTAGCCAGTTATTGGATATTTTAATTGGGATTATGAGGAATGGGAGTGCCAGGGGTGTGCAATACGCCCTGTTAACATTGAGTTCTCTGTGTTGCTATAGTGAAAAGATGGGTATGGAAGCTTTAAGAGGAGGAGTGTTTGAGATATGTGTTGGGTTATTGGAGGATGACAATGAGAAAGTGAGGCGTAATGCGAAAACTTTGATTCAGGTGTTGCAGGGGAAGAGAAAAAATGtgtga
- the LOC105175434 gene encoding transcription factor bHLH112 isoform X1 — translation MASEEFQGGVCGGNWWNPSRNLFGSPCSLPTNDIGSFGWSNYDLIMDMKAPRSNDESVGSAADGRKPQQESAANGTMSVDSTLQMMGINLSSSTTPDDWNQDFLHDSGRSDGNYTNILQDSSMNYRQETRVDYPQIHKNWSSNNFSEDSSVNSFKQANQTFPLEHHQQFNSVTSSSDCVTTCQGLSAGFPLNSTSYSYTSSLLQTLFDTDSQPQQSLLDNQAMNYSSAATDTLNSDEFLASLAKVSPAEDPSFTRQQPTNHLPFTNNAPLWKATAGLSTVPTNFLPSAQSGQFPPSSLNIKIPNLPSFSQKHQNGEARDLASLAKKAGNEPATFKRPRIETPSPLPTFKVRKEKLGDRITALQQLVSPFGKTDTASVLHEAIEYIKFLHDQVSVLSTPYLKNGSPSSQRQQAADYSRVNKDQQGLIQDLKSRGLCLVPISSTFPVASETSSDFWTPTFGGSFK, via the exons ATGGCATCCGAAGAATTTCAAGGGGGAGTATGTGGAGGAAACTGGTGGAATCCGTCGAGGAATCTGTTTGGATCGCCGTGTTCGTTGCCGACCAATGATATTGGGAGCTTCGGGTGGTCGAATTATGACCTAATCATGGACATGAAGGCACCAAGGTCAAACGACGAGTCCGTCGGTTCAGCCGCTGACGGCCGAAAACCTCAGCAGGAGTCCGCTGCCAATGGAACCATGTCAGTTGACTCGACACTCCAAATGATGGGAATCAACCTTTCATCGTCCACAACTCCTGATGACTGGAACCAAGATTTCCT ACATGATAGTGGAAGATCAGACGGAAACTATACTAACATCCTGCAAGATTCAAGCATGAATTATCGGCAAGAAACGAGGGTCGACTACCCTCAGATCCACAAGAACTGGAGTTCCAATAATTTCTCGGAAGATTCTTCAGTTAACTCATTTAAACAAGCGAATCAAACTTTTCCTCTAGAGCATCACCAGCAGTTTAACTCTGTCACCAGTTCTTCTGACTGTGTAACAACTTGCCAAGGGCTATCAGCGGGCTTTCCTTTGAACTCGACCTCATATAGCTACACCTCATCCTTGTTGCAAACTCTGTTTGACACGGATTCTCAACCCCAACAATCTTTGTTAGATAACCAGGCAATGAATTACTCGTCTGCTGCGACTGATACATTGAATTCAGACGAATTCTTGGCTAGTTTGGCTAAAGTCTCTCCCGCTGAAGATCCCTCTTTTACAAGACAACAGCCAACCAATCATTTGCCCTTCACTAATAACGCACCCTTGTGGAAGGCCACCGCCGGTCTGAGTACTGTTCCCACAAATTTTCTCCCTTCGGCACAATCCGGACAGTTCCCTCCATCATctcttaatattaaaatacctAATCTCCCCAGCTTCAGTCAAAAG CATCAAAATGGAGAAGCGAGGGACTTAGCCTCGCTAGCAAAGAAAGCGGGTAATGAACCGGCAACATTCAAGCGTCCAAGAATTGAAACGCCATCGCCTTTGCCAACCTTTAAG GTTCGAAAAGAGAAGCTGGGGGACCGAATAACTGCTCTCCAGCAGTTGGTTTCACCTTTTGGAAAG ACTGATACTGCATCTGTTCTCCATGAAGCTATTGAATACATCAAGTTTCTACATGATCAAGTCAGT GTATTAAGTACACcgtatttgaaaaatggatCCCCTTCGTCGCAACGTCAACAG GCTGCTGATTATAGTAGAGTTAACAAGGATCAACAAGGGTTAATACAAGACCTAAAAAGCCGGGGTTTATGTCTTGTGCCGATATCAAGCACCTTCCCTGTTGCGTCTGAGACTAGTTCAGATTTCTGGACACCTACATTCGGAGGAAGCTTCAAATag
- the LOC105175472 gene encoding G-type lectin S-receptor-like serine/threonine-protein kinase At4g27290 translates to MRCLSIVIEIIMKLKTQFHALYFFFIAQLFLKLSIAVDSISPNQTLLDNGTTLVSRNGTFELGFFSPWSSNNRYLGIWFKKVPEQTVVWVANKDDPVVDLSGTLAITPSGNIIITRNQSNIVWTANSPSTTVSSPILKLLDNGNLVLTNSTAIDDDPDSYVWQSFDYPSDTLIPGMKIGWNLRTNQEWYLTSWRSIQDPLRGDFTYRMAPGALPSIILRQGSVILFRSGPWDGVRFGGAPVLQQNPVFNPIFVYDSENVYYAFENTDDSIISRFVINQSGLLKHLMWSETRNQWIDIAKMQSDECDDYAMCGNFGVCNIYGSPRCACLTGFTPRLRQDWARFDWTGGCTRRTPLNCSKPTGFRKFSGLKLPDPSSGLVNRSARSLEECEKACLDNCSCVAYAKTQLSGCICWFGNLVDVRIYALGGQDLFVRMPVSELESSNSSKKAAVIASVSVASFLLLLALIIWLLIRRRRSKNKTALEDQQHDNPSQDNSEGIGDEDLDLPLFDFATIAAATDEFSLANKIGEGGFGPVYKGALPSGKEIAVKRLSRDSGQGLKEFKNEVILIAKLQHRNLVRLLGCCIHGDDRMLVYEYMPNKSLDLFIFNQTTDTTLDWQTRIDIIVGIARGLLYLHRDSRLRIIHRDLKASNILLDNEMNPKISDFGLARTFGGDQYQQNTKRVMGTYGYMAPEYAVDGLFSVKSDVFSFGVLVLEILSGKKNRGFYHPDHDLNLLGHAWKLWTEGNPMYLLDASMVVPSATSEVLRFIQVGLLCVQQRPEDRPTMPNVLLMLDSEHPVIAQPKQPGFYLERTIVDSESSSTGKKPQTSNEITMTLLQGR, encoded by the exons ATGCGTTGCCTGTCAATTGTAATTGAGATCATCATGAAACTTAAGACACAGTTTCATGCTCTCTACTTCTTCTTCATCGCTCAACTCTTCCTCAAGTTATCCATTGCAGTAGATAGCATATCTCCAAATCAAACCCTCCTAGATAACGGCACAACGCTTGTTTCTCGTAACGGAACATTCGAGTTGGGTTTCTTTAGTCCATGGAGTTCCAACAACCGATACTTGGGAATATGGTTCAAGAAAGTGCCGGAACAAACCGTGGTCTGGGTGGCCAACAAGGATGACCCAGTAGTAGATTTGTCCGGGACCCTCGCAATTACTCCATCTGGAAACATTATCATCACAAGAAACCAATCAAATATCGTCTGGACTGCAAATTCACCGTCAACAACTGTGAGTAGTCCAATCTTGAAACTTCTCGACAATGGAAACCTCGTCCTGACGAACAGTACGGCAATTGATGACGATCCGGACAGTTATGTTTGGCAAAGTTTTGATTATCCGTCTGATACGCTAATTCCTGGCATGAAAATTGGCTGGAATCTCAGAACCAATCAAGAATGGTATTTGACATCATGGAGAAGTATTCAAGATCCTTTACGAGGGGACTTTACATACAGGATGGCCCCGGGGGCGCTGCCTTCAATAATTCTCCGCCAAGGATCAGTTATTCTGTTCAGAAGTGGGCCTTGGGACGGCGTTCGATTTGGTGGCGCTCCTGTTCTGCAACAAAATCCAGTTTTCAATCCAATTTTTGTTTACGATTCTGAAAACGTGTATTATGCATTCGAAAACACTGACGACTCTATCATATCAAGATTTGTGATAAACCAGTCAGGGCTCCTGAAGCATCTTATGTGGAGCGAGACGCGTAACCAGTGGATTGACATAGCTAAAATGCAATCAGACGAGTGTGATGATTATGCAATGTGTGGGAATTTTGGTGTTTGCAACATCTATGGATCGCCAAGGTGCGCTTGCTTGACTGGGTTCACACCTCGACTGAGACAGGATTGGGCGCGGTTTGATTGGACAGGCGGATGTACCCGGAGGACACCATTAAACTGTAGCAAGCCGACGGGATTCAGGAAGTTTTCCGGGCTGAAACTGCCGGACCCGTCGAGTGGTCTGGTGAATAGGAGTGCAAGGAGCCTAGAGGAATGCGAGAAGGCCTGTTTGGACAATTGTTCGTGTGTGGCCTATGCCAAGACACAATTGAGTGGGTGTATATGCTGGTTTGGGAATTTGGTTGATGTCAGAATCTATGCTTTAGGTGGACAGGACTTGTTTGTTCGGATGCCTGTGTCTGAACTTG AATCAAGCAACAGTTCCAAGAAAGCAGCTGTGATCGCATCAGTATCTGTGGCTTCATTCCTACTGTTATTGGCCCTAATCATTTGGTTGCTTATCCGCAGAAGGAGGTCGAAGAACAAAACTG CCTTGGAAGATCAGCAACACGATAATCCAAGCCAAGATAATAGTGAAGGCATAGGAGATGAAGACCTGGATTTAcctttatttgattttgccACAATTGCAGCTGCCACTGATGAATTTTCACTTGCAAACAAAATTGGGGAAGGTGGTTTTGGTCCAGTTTACAAG GGTGCCCTCCCATCTGGCAAAGAGATAGCAGTGAAAAGACTCTCCAGGGATTCTGGACAAGGCCTCAAAGAGTTCAAGAATGAAGTCATTTTGATTGCTAAACTGCAGCACAGGAATCTTGTAAGGCTACTGGGATGTTGCATTCATGGAGACGACAGAATGTTGGTCTATGAGTACATGCCCAACAAAAGTTTGGACCTGTTCATTTTCA ATCAAACAACAGATACAACTCTAGACTGGCAGACGCGCATTGACATTATCGTGGGAATTGCCCGTGGACTTCTCTACCTTCACCGCGATTCAAGATTAAGAATAATTCATAGGGATCTGAAAGCAAGCAACATTCTTCTAGATAATGAGATGAATCCTAAAATATCAGACTTTGGGTTAGCAAGAACGTTTGGAGGTGatcaatatcaacaaaatacaaagagaGTCATGGGCACCTA TGGCTACATGGCCCCTGAATATGCAGTAGATGGATTATTTTCAGTGAAATCTGATGTGTTTAGCTTCGGGGTACTAGTGTTGGAGATATTGAGCGGCAAGAAGAATAGAGGATTCTATCATCCTGATCATGACCTCAATCTCTTAGGACAT GCCTGGAAATTATGGACGGAAGGAAACCCGATGTATCTTTTGGATGCATCAATGGTGGTGCCAAGCGCAACATCTGAAGTTTTACGGTTTATCCAGGTCGGCCTGTTATGTGTGCAGCAACGCCCTGAAGACAGGCCTACAATGCCCAACGTTTTGCTAATGTTGGACAGTGAACATCCAGTGATTGCTCAACCTAAACAACCTGGATTTTACCTAGAACGAACTATAGTCGACAGTGAATCCTCGTCAACAGGGAAAAAGCCTCAAACTTCGAATGAAATAACTATGACACTGCTCCAAGGTCGATAG